A region of the Larimichthys crocea isolate SSNF chromosome XVIII, L_crocea_2.0, whole genome shotgun sequence genome:
cCCTGTTATTCTAGGTACAGTTGTTGCTCTTCTGATTCTCGCTTTCGGTGGCCTGATGACCTTCGTGCTTTGCCTCCACTACACTGGATTCATCTGTAAACTGAAGGCAACTCTTCCCAGAGCGCTTGTACGAAacttctttatttctctgtgtgtctgtctgtgtttttacattctGTTATTTTGTATAGATTTCGGGAATGATGTAACACATTTCTCAGTTTTAGAGATGCTGGTACTGTAGCTAGAATTTGTTACCTATAGACAGAGCAGACtagttttttttggttgtttttttttttgtttagttttttttttgtaaaaaaatctatctatctcatTTCCACCTCGTTGTCACTCTAGGCGGCTCTGAGCCAAGGCTACACCCTGACACCAGAGAGGACAATCCCTGACCAGATCTCCATTAGCCCTGAGATGGAGAAACCGAGGAGGCACAACAATCCTACAATGCAACACAGGGCAGTTAACTCTGAGGACGAGGacgaagaggatgaagaggaagggatGAACATATACATGGAAAGAGATGCAGAGCTTTCATGTAGTGAGAGTTCCTGCCAGAACTCTGGTAATGTGACGGGTAACAGAACGCTAGCTGCGTCAGGGGACTCTGGGACAGTCGAGGTGGAAGAACCAGAGTTTGAGGTTTTAGATGAGGAGCTCGGTCAAGACGAGGGTAAAGCTGATGTAGCAGAGCTTTCTTTCATCTCTGGTGGGGGTCAAACTGGAGTCCAGGGACATGTCACAGGtgtgggtgaggaggaggaagaggaggaggtgtttgACAGCTCAGGCAATGTTGATCTGTTTTCAGTCAAACTGGCATCACTGCCTGtatgtgaggaggaggaggcgcagaAGACAAGAGACTCTCTCACAGACTTATTAAAGCTGTCCGATCTGGAGCCTTTGCTGCTCACAGTCTCACAACCTGagtcagatgatcagacagCTGCGGCACTGATGCTGCCTACACAAGAAGACTGCGCTGGCAGACGTGCAGACACTTTGTCGGTCTACCTCAAAACCTGTGATGATGAGACACAGCATGAAAAGacacaagaggaggaggaggaggacgaggaagaggaggaggaggaggaggaggaggaagaattCTCCGGATATATGAAGCACACATGATATTTTGCTGTCAAGTGTGtatcattaattaatttcttcCCAGCAGGTGCATTcctttttattaaaagaaaagacCAACTCAGATATTTACATGTAGTTAGGCGGGTTGATTTAATCTATTTTCCTGTTCTAAAGGAAACACAAGGACCCAACATGGCAATACATTTCACCTGCAATTCCAACACCTTTGTAGCCAGCGTATCATTTTCGAGTGACCAAACATTCCAGTTCGGAGCCAGATAAATTAAGAAAAGCTAAATGTTTTATCAGAAACAACTTATTTTTGATACACATTTTTAAGTAAACTgaaattttttttcaaatgcgTAAAAATATATGCTGAGATTCCTCAATATTAATCTGAGGTAGTTTTTTACTTAAATGTACGTCCTTCTTGAGCCCTAATTTCTTGTGACTCTTGactcttcttgttgttttgtttacttctttgTTGTCCTGGCTCACAGCACGCTATATTTGCACGTCTGTATATCTAATGCAAATTAAAACTGGTGCTCACACACCACATTTGTGTTATATCAGAGCTGTTTGAGTTAGCCTGTTTCTGacattgtttgattgattgattgattgattgattgattgattgattgattgttcaTGTTAACATCCAAGTCATAACTGAGACTTTTGAAAGAAATTTTAGGATGGCctattggcagaaattgaaGATAATATGCAGAACTAGGTCTTCAGCCCATAATAGATAAAGGGCTCTACAGACCATGTTTTGCCACTGTGTTGCCAAAGTAGTAGAAGACATAgacatagaagaagaagaattgtTTACTCTTACATCACTAATATTAAGTTTGCATGCAGAACAGCTAGCTGAAGTCAACAAATACACCAAAACAATGCAGAACAAGTTACAATGACATTTGCTATGGCCTATAGCtttacagaatataaaaatacaatctC
Encoded here:
- the LOC104932497 gene encoding interferon lambda receptor 1 isoform X4, with translation MNCLPLVLYLMSLLHPVLSSLPAPVNLSVSSVNFHHVLHWDPGPGTPPGTQYQIFSRQKRKNKYKLLTNSTTTSVKLKLKNPRELYDLTVEASYNHTRSPMSHRYSFTPYEQTIIGPPTLSLAGCGNCIQINISLPEPDRSSEIDDIHNFYGVNYRVVWKKFNGEPEGAYLTEDKRFTLPSLQNGTEYCIQVNTITRQNKNTEPSAWVCTYTSTAEPNRVPVILGTVVALLILAFGGLMTFVLCLHYTGFICKLKATLPRALAALSQGYTLTPERTIPDQISISPEMEKPRRHNNPTMQHRAVNSEDEDEEDEEEGMNIYMERDAELSCSESSCQNSGNVTGNRTLAASGDSGTVEVEEPEFEVLDEELGQDEGKADVAELSFISGGGQTGVQGHVTGVGEEEEEEEEEAQKTRDSLTDLLKLSDLEPLLLTVSQPESDDQTAAALMLPTQEDCAGRRADTLSVYLKTCDDETQHEKTQEEEEEDEEEEEEEEEEEEFSGYMKHT
- the LOC104932497 gene encoding uncharacterized protein LOC104932497 isoform X5, whose product is MSCIGIRGPVPHQEHSTRSSAIIGPPTLSLAGCGNCIQINISLPEPDRSSEIDDIHNFYGVNYRVVWKKFNGEPEGAYLTEDKRFTLPSLQNGTEYCIQVNTITRQNKNTEPSAWVCTYTSTAEPNRVPVILGTVVALLILAFGGLMTFVLCLHYTGFICKLKATLPRALAALSQGYTLTPERTIPDQISISPEMEKPRRHNNPTMQHRAVNSEDEDEEDEEEGMNIYMERDAELSCSESSCQNSGNVTGNRTLAASGDSGTVEVEEPEFEVLDEELGQDEGKADVAELSFISGGGQTGVQGHVTGVGEEEEEEEVFDSSGNVDLFSVKLASLPVCEEEEAQKTRDSLTDLLKLSDLEPLLLTVSQPESDDQTAAALMLPTQEDCAGRRADTLSVYLKTCDDETQHEKTQEEEEEDEEEEEEEEEEEEFSGYMKHT
- the LOC104932497 gene encoding interferon alpha/beta receptor 1a isoform X1 gives rise to the protein MNCLPLVLYLMSLLHPVLSSLPAPVNLSVSSVNFHHVLHWDPGPGTPPGTQYQIFSRQKRKNKYKLLTNSTTTSVKLKLKNPRELYDLTVEASYNHTRSPMSHRYSFTPYEQTIIGPPTLSLAGCGNCIQINISLPEPDRSSEIDDIHNFYGVNYRVVWKKFNGEPEGAYLTEDKRFTLPSLQNGTEYCIQVNTITRQNKNTEPSAWVCTYTSTAEPNRVPVILGTVVALLILAFGGLMTFVLCLHYTGFICKLKATLPRALAALSQGYTLTPERTIPDQISISPEMEKPRRHNNPTMQHRAVNSEDEDEEDEEEGMNIYMERDAELSCSESSCQNSGNVTGNRTLAASGDSGTVEVEEPEFEVLDEELGQDEGKADVAELSFISGGGQTGVQGHVTGVGEEEEEEEVFDSSGNVDLFSVKLASLPVCEEEEAQKTRDSLTDLLKLSDLEPLLLTVSQPESDDQTAAALMLPTQEDCAGRRADTLSVYLKTCDDETQHEKTQEEEEEDEEEEEEEEEEEEFSGYMKHT
- the LOC104932497 gene encoding interferon alpha/beta receptor 1a isoform X2, with the translated sequence MNCLPLVLYLMSLLHPVLSSLPAPVNLSVSSVNFHHVLHWDPGPGTPPGTQYQIFRQKRKNKYKLLTNSTTTSVKLKLKNPRELYDLTVEASYNHTRSPMSHRYSFTPYEQTIIGPPTLSLAGCGNCIQINISLPEPDRSSEIDDIHNFYGVNYRVVWKKFNGEPEGAYLTEDKRFTLPSLQNGTEYCIQVNTITRQNKNTEPSAWVCTYTSTAEPNRVPVILGTVVALLILAFGGLMTFVLCLHYTGFICKLKATLPRALAALSQGYTLTPERTIPDQISISPEMEKPRRHNNPTMQHRAVNSEDEDEEDEEEGMNIYMERDAELSCSESSCQNSGNVTGNRTLAASGDSGTVEVEEPEFEVLDEELGQDEGKADVAELSFISGGGQTGVQGHVTGVGEEEEEEEVFDSSGNVDLFSVKLASLPVCEEEEAQKTRDSLTDLLKLSDLEPLLLTVSQPESDDQTAAALMLPTQEDCAGRRADTLSVYLKTCDDETQHEKTQEEEEEDEEEEEEEEEEEEFSGYMKHT
- the LOC104932497 gene encoding interferon alpha/beta receptor 1a isoform X3 encodes the protein MNCLPLVLYLMSLLHPVLSSLPAPVNLSVSSVNFHHVLHWDPGPGTPPGTQYQIFSRQKRKNKYKLLTNSTTTSVKLKLKNPRELYDLTVEASYNHTRSPMSHRYSFTPYEQTIIGPPTLSLAGCGNCIQINISLPEPDRSSEIDDIHNFYGVNYRVVWKKFNGEPEGAYLTEDKRFTLPSLQNGTEYCIQVNTITRQNKNTEPSAWVCTYTSTAEPNRVPVILGTVVALLILAFGGLMTFVLCLHYTGFICKLKATLPRALAALSQGYTLTPERTIPDQISISPEMEKPRRHNNPTMQHRAVNSEDEDEEDEEEGMNIYMERDAELSCSESSCQNSGNVTGNRTLAASGDSGTVEVEEPEFEVLDEELGQDEGKADVAELSFISGGGQTGVQGHVTGVGEEEEEEEEEEAQKTRDSLTDLLKLSDLEPLLLTVSQPESDDQTAAALMLPTQEDCAGRRADTLSVYLKTCDDETQHEKTQEEEEEDEEEEEEEEEEEEFSGYMKHT